Proteins from one Fusobacterium periodonticum 1_1_41FAA genomic window:
- a CDS encoding co-chaperone GroES, with protein MNIRPIGERVLIKPIKKEEKTKSGILLSSKTAPAEKPNQAEVIALGKGEKLEGIKVGDKVIFNRFSGNEIEDGEEKYLVVNAEDILAVIE; from the coding sequence ATGAATATTAGACCTATTGGAGAAAGAGTTTTAATAAAACCAATTAAAAAAGAAGAAAAAACTAAGAGTGGAATTTTACTTAGCTCAAAGACTGCTCCTGCTGAAAAACCTAATCAAGCAGAAGTTATTGCTTTAGGTAAAGGAGAAAAATTAGAAGGAATAAAAGTTGGAGACAAAGTAATTTTCAATAGATTCTCAGGAAATGAAATAGAAGATGGAGAAGAAAAATATTTAGTAGTAAATGCTGAAGATATTTTAGCAGTTATCGAATAA
- a CDS encoding tetratricopeptide repeat protein: MKKILLILFTVAIFAIGSIFGYKKILSIEKENKIIQLFNKDSLENFSKNKNEMLEKLKTLNKEEADELYEQYLESNNTILENLNIEHDKLLSGGIYNNEDTSENFTDEEWKIANKFLNKYDLELWYLARGTCIIKEVPDFYYKTFKDYVTDDYKEYLKITSKENEEHYVADSGLCITLEELGDRIVTWENFLEKYPNSKLNDKVNNICNSYRRDYILGVPGGIYDYRESAEEYNRFIKKYPDSPTTELLGYYLEEVNLDEPENNDSEDLSKMIDEYIEKYFYLGSLENRKKGNLFSEQTNTLLKEFNKNKEEVINKLKTLNKEEANKFYEDYLESNNEILEKMNENDYDMLDNAFYIGEGDIDKEKLNKQNKFLYNYGLEVIEIEEGFMLTEKKNFYYNIFKNYVSDDYKDFLKLRSEDIEYIDYLSSINEHPEIVADKVINWEKFLEKYPDSKLKKKANDICYSYRGDYIIALTSLPTTEALKNGKINEDVKELNRFIKKYPNSPTTEIIKYYLENYKNENINDMLVDKNEEIYNRGNK, translated from the coding sequence ATGAAAAAGATTTTGCTTATTCTATTTACAGTAGCAATTTTTGCTATAGGAAGTATATTTGGCTATAAAAAAATTCTTTCTATTGAAAAAGAAAATAAAATTATTCAATTATTTAATAAAGACTCTTTAGAGAATTTTTCTAAAAATAAAAATGAAATGTTAGAAAAATTAAAGACATTGAATAAGGAAGAGGCAGATGAACTTTATGAACAATATTTAGAAAGTAATAATACAATATTAGAAAATCTAAATATAGAACATGATAAACTTTTGTCAGGTGGTATCTATAATAATGAGGATACTTCTGAAAATTTCACTGATGAGGAATGGAAAATAGCCAATAAATTTTTAAATAAATATGATTTAGAACTTTGGTATCTTGCAAGAGGTACTTGCATAATAAAAGAAGTCCCAGATTTTTATTATAAAACTTTTAAAGATTATGTTACTGATGATTATAAGGAATATTTAAAAATCACTTCTAAGGAGAATGAAGAACATTATGTAGCAGATTCAGGTTTATGTATAACTCTTGAAGAATTAGGAGATAGAATTGTAACTTGGGAGAATTTTTTAGAAAAATATCCTAACAGCAAATTAAATGATAAAGTAAATAATATTTGTAATTCTTATAGAAGAGATTATATTTTGGGTGTTCCTGGTGGAATTTATGATTATAGAGAAAGTGCTGAGGAATATAATAGATTTATAAAAAAATATCCTGACAGCCCAACAACAGAACTTTTAGGATACTATTTAGAAGAGGTTAATCTTGATGAACCTGAGAATAATGACAGTGAAGATTTATCTAAAATGATAGATGAATATATAGAAAAATATTTTTATTTAGGAAGTTTAGAAAATAGAAAAAAGGGAAATTTATTCTCTGAACAAACTAATACTTTATTAAAAGAATTTAATAAAAATAAGGAAGAAGTTATCAATAAATTAAAAACTTTGAATAAAGAAGAAGCTAATAAATTTTATGAAGATTACCTTGAAAGTAATAATGAAATTTTAGAAAAAATGAATGAAAATGATTATGACATGTTAGATAATGCCTTTTATATTGGAGAAGGTGATATAGATAAAGAAAAATTAAATAAACAAAATAAATTTTTATATAATTATGGTTTAGAAGTTATTGAAATTGAAGAAGGTTTTATGCTAACTGAAAAGAAGAATTTTTACTATAATATTTTTAAAAATTATGTAAGTGATGATTATAAAGATTTTTTAAAACTTCGTAGTGAAGATATAGAATATATAGATTATCTATCTTCTATTAATGAACACCCTGAAATAGTAGCAGATAAAGTTATTAATTGGGAAAAGTTTTTAGAAAAATATCCAGATAGTAAATTAAAGAAAAAAGCAAATGATATTTGTTATTCATATAGAGGTGACTATATCATTGCCTTAACTTCTCTTCCAACAACAGAAGCCTTAAAAAATGGGAAAATTAATGAAGATGTTAAGGAGTTAAATAGATTTATAAAGAAATATCCTAATAGTCCAACAACAGAAATTATAAAATATTATTTAGAAAACTATAAAAACGAAAATATTAATGATATGTTAGTGGATAAAAATGAAGAAATATATAATAGGGGGAATAAATGA
- a CDS encoding TIGR02206 family membrane protein, protein MGDKFVLFSDPHLITMGIGFGVCFLLIFLGFFTERKQGFAKIIAVLVLGVKIAELIYRYKYYGESVVQLLPLHLCPLVIVISIFMMFFHSEVLFQLVYFWCMGAFFAIIMPDIKEGMHDFASQSFFITHFFILFSAAYAFIHFRFRPTKTGFIMSFLILVSLAFAMYFVNIKLGTNYLFVNRPPSSAAKLIDYVGPWPYYLYSIVGIYILLSFILYLPFKRNKKSKYGSWKKY, encoded by the coding sequence TTGGGAGATAAGTTTGTTTTATTTAGTGATCCACATTTAATAACAATGGGGATAGGTTTTGGAGTCTGTTTTTTATTAATTTTTTTAGGCTTTTTTACTGAACGAAAACAAGGATTTGCAAAAATTATTGCAGTTCTTGTATTAGGAGTAAAAATTGCTGAGTTAATATATAGGTATAAATATTATGGTGAATCTGTAGTACAACTATTACCATTACATTTATGCCCATTGGTAATAGTAATTTCTATATTTATGATGTTCTTTCACAGCGAGGTTTTATTTCAGCTAGTTTATTTTTGGTGTATGGGAGCATTTTTTGCAATAATTATGCCTGATATAAAAGAAGGAATGCATGACTTTGCTTCTCAAAGCTTTTTTATAACTCATTTCTTTATCTTATTTAGTGCAGCCTATGCCTTTATACATTTTAGATTTAGACCAACTAAAACAGGCTTCATTATGTCATTTTTAATATTAGTAAGCTTGGCATTTGCTATGTACTTTGTTAATATAAAATTAGGAACAAATTATCTATTTGTTAATCGTCCACCATCATCAGCAGCAAAATTGATTGATTATGTAGGACCATGGCCTTATTATTTATACTCTATTGTGGGTATATATATATTATTAAGCTTTATTTTATATTTACCATTTAAAAGAAATAAAAAATCAAAATATGGTAGTTGGAAAAAATATTAA
- a CDS encoding DUF6882 domain-containing protein, translating to MKKIGIIILLTFSFLLLTNCNKGKNEEVKNEKIKFSKESYDLFEKFATDKKETIEKLKSLNKEEANNLYEEYQAQNNHTLYDIEDALAGFLDSIYNDTNGENFTDKDWADANKILNKYDLELWDIGEGMVTIRELPHLYYDVFKDYVTDDYKEYLKIWAKDSEELYQADAGLLVSFEEIGERIVTWENFLNKYPNSTLKPKVTALLNSYREDYLLGMENTPTLDGGYDNIPITVDEVAKKEYDRFMKKYPNSPTVELIKYFLENYQNNNIYDLIRNKILNEFELDLTKEALSENLGRVLAIQDNFNEKIFTSADWTVNLDDNTFSNAKEKYPIEFIGTAILKENGETIWIWEDSSLATEIQATAGNNAIPILTYNSFELPKNMSANAFVSLACGILHDKIAFSGIDYTEKGGMYYFVVSKLPETVFSPVAIKKFADITELAIKNYDIDHKIFVENFLEWNKTKYEWQGDKIIADFGNEDKLEIQFEKIEDEYKIKEIIL from the coding sequence ATGAAAAAAATAGGAATAATTATACTTTTAACATTTAGTTTTTTATTATTAACTAATTGTAATAAAGGTAAAAATGAAGAAGTAAAAAATGAGAAAATAAAATTTTCTAAAGAAAGTTATGATTTATTTGAAAAATTTGCTACTGATAAAAAAGAGACAATAGAAAAATTAAAATCATTAAATAAAGAAGAAGCAAATAATCTATATGAGGAATATCAAGCCCAAAATAATCATACTTTATATGATATAGAAGACGCTTTAGCAGGTTTTTTAGATAGTATTTACAATGATACAAATGGTGAAAATTTTACAGATAAAGATTGGGCTGATGCCAATAAAATTTTAAATAAATATGATTTAGAGCTTTGGGATATAGGAGAGGGAATGGTTACAATTAGAGAACTGCCTCATCTATATTATGATGTATTTAAGGATTATGTAACTGATGACTATAAAGAATATTTAAAAATTTGGGCAAAAGATTCTGAAGAATTATATCAAGCAGATGCAGGCTTATTGGTTTCATTTGAAGAAATTGGAGAGAGAATAGTTACTTGGGAAAACTTTTTAAATAAATACCCTAATAGTACATTAAAACCAAAAGTAACTGCTTTATTAAACTCATATAGAGAAGATTATCTTTTAGGTATGGAAAATACTCCCACACTAGATGGTGGATATGATAATATTCCTATTACTGTTGATGAAGTAGCTAAGAAAGAATATGATAGATTTATGAAAAAATATCCTAATAGTCCAACTGTTGAACTTATCAAATATTTTCTTGAAAATTATCAAAATAATAATATATACGATCTTATAAGAAATAAAATTTTAAATGAATTTGAACTAGATTTAACTAAAGAAGCTTTATCTGAAAACTTAGGAAGAGTCTTAGCTATTCAAGATAACTTCAATGAAAAAATTTTTACAAGTGCAGATTGGACAGTTAATTTAGATGACAATACTTTTTCAAATGCTAAAGAAAAATATCCTATAGAATTTATAGGAACAGCTATTTTAAAAGAAAATGGAGAAACAATTTGGATCTGGGAAGATTCTTCACTTGCTACGGAAATTCAAGCTACTGCTGGAAATAATGCAATTCCAATATTGACCTACAATAGTTTTGAATTACCTAAAAATATGAGTGCAAATGCTTTTGTATCTCTTGCTTGTGGAATTTTACATGATAAAATTGCTTTCTCTGGAATAGATTACACAGAAAAAGGTGGAATGTATTACTTTGTGGTATCTAAATTACCTGAAACAGTTTTTTCACCTGTTGCTATAAAAAAGTTTGCTGATATAACAGAGCTAGCTATTAAAAATTATGATATCGATCATAAGATATTTGTTGAAAATTTCTTAGAATGGAATAAAACTAAATATGAATGGCAAGGAGATAAAATTATTGCTGATTTTGGAAATGAAGATAAATTAGAAATACAATTTGAGAAAATTGAAGATGAATATAAAATAAAAGAAATAATTTTATAA
- a CDS encoding aminoacyl-histidine dipeptidase produces the protein MSNKLVNLKPERVFYYFEELSKIPRESGNEKAVSDFLVDTAKKLGLEVYQDKMNNIVIKKAASKNYENSPGVILQGHMDMVCEKDLDSNHNFKTDGIDLIVDGNYLRANKTTLGADNGIAVAMGLAVLEDNTIEHPQIELLVTVEEETTMGGALGLEDNILTGKMLINIDSEEEAWVTVGSAGGRTIRAIFDDKKEKLNITNPEFFRLEVKNLFGGHSGAEIHKNRLNANKVISELIIQLKKEFDIRLCDVKGGSKDNAIPRECYFDVAIDKDASESFTLKVKEVFENFKNKYKAQDENITFEITKLENSSNEAFSNDVFERLLSLINTLPTGVNTWLKEYPDIVESSDNLAIVKLIDDKITIITSLRSSEPSILDSLEEKIVNIIKEHKVNYEVGEGYPEWRFRPVSHLRDTAVKTYKDLFNEDMQVTVIHAGLECGAISTHYPDLDMISIGPNIYDVHTPKEKMEIASVEKYYKYLVELLKNLK, from the coding sequence ATGTCAAATAAATTAGTTAATTTAAAACCAGAAAGAGTATTTTACTATTTTGAAGAATTATCAAAAATTCCAAGAGAATCAGGAAATGAAAAAGCTGTTAGTGACTTTCTAGTAGATACAGCTAAAAAACTTGGTTTAGAAGTATATCAAGATAAAATGAATAATATAGTAATTAAAAAAGCAGCAAGTAAAAATTATGAAAACTCTCCTGGAGTAATACTTCAAGGTCATATGGATATGGTTTGTGAAAAAGATTTAGATTCTAATCATAATTTTAAAACAGATGGAATTGATTTAATAGTAGATGGAAATTATTTAAGAGCTAATAAAACTACTCTTGGAGCTGATAATGGAATAGCTGTTGCTATGGGACTAGCTGTTCTTGAAGATAATACTATAGAACATCCTCAAATTGAATTACTTGTTACTGTAGAAGAAGAAACAACAATGGGAGGAGCTCTTGGACTAGAAGATAATATTTTAACAGGAAAAATGTTAATTAATATTGATTCAGAAGAAGAGGCATGGGTAACTGTTGGTAGTGCTGGTGGAAGAACTATAAGAGCAATATTTGATGATAAGAAAGAAAAACTTAATATCACTAATCCAGAATTCTTTAGATTAGAAGTTAAAAATCTATTTGGAGGACATTCAGGAGCAGAAATTCATAAGAATAGATTAAATGCAAATAAAGTTATCAGTGAATTAATAATACAATTAAAGAAAGAATTTGATATAAGATTATGTGATGTTAAAGGTGGATCTAAAGATAACGCCATCCCTAGAGAATGCTATTTTGATGTAGCTATAGATAAGGATGCTTCAGAAAGTTTTACTCTTAAAGTGAAAGAAGTTTTTGAAAACTTTAAAAACAAATATAAAGCTCAAGATGAAAATATAACTTTTGAAATAACTAAACTTGAAAATAGTTCTAATGAAGCTTTCTCTAATGATGTATTTGAAAGACTTTTATCTCTAATAAATACTTTACCTACAGGAGTAAATACTTGGTTAAAAGAATATCCTGATATAGTTGAAAGTTCTGATAATCTAGCAATAGTTAAACTTATAGATGATAAAATAACTATTATTACTTCTTTAAGAAGTTCTGAACCTAGTATTTTAGATAGCTTAGAAGAAAAAATAGTAAATATTATAAAAGAACATAAAGTAAATTATGAAGTTGGTGAAGGATATCCTGAATGGAGATTTAGACCAGTATCTCACTTAAGAGATACAGCAGTAAAAACTTATAAAGATTTATTTAATGAAGATATGCAAGTAACAGTTATTCATGCTGGACTTGAATGTGGAGCAATTTCTACTCATTATCCTGACTTAGATATGATTTCAATAGGACCTAACATTTATGATGTCCATACTCCAAAAGAAAAAATGGAGATAGCTTCTGTTGAAAAATATTATAAGTACTTAGTTGAACTATTAAAAAACTTAAAATAA
- a CDS encoding SemiSWEET family transporter codes for MTKSKFNAIVGSIGAFIGIFVFISYIPQIIANLNGAKSQPLQPLFAAVSCLIWVIYGWTKEPKKDYILIAPNLAGVILGTITFLTAL; via the coding sequence ATGACTAAATCAAAATTTAATGCTATTGTTGGATCAATAGGTGCATTTATAGGGATCTTTGTATTCATAAGTTATATTCCTCAAATTATTGCAAATTTAAATGGTGCTAAAAGTCAGCCATTACAACCTCTTTTTGCAGCAGTTTCTTGTCTGATATGGGTTATTTATGGTTGGACAAAAGAACCTAAAAAAGATTATATATTAATCGCACCAAATTTAGCAGGAGTAATATTAGGTACTATAACTTTTCTTACTGCCCTTTAA
- the groL gene encoding chaperonin GroEL (60 kDa chaperone family; promotes refolding of misfolded polypeptides especially under stressful conditions; forms two stacked rings of heptamers to form a barrel-shaped 14mer; ends can be capped by GroES; misfolded proteins enter the barrel where they are refolded when GroES binds), translated as MAKIINFNDEARKKLETGVNILADAVKVTLGPRGRNVVLEKSYGAPLITNDGVTIAKEIELEDPFENMGAALVKEVAIKSNDVAGDGTTTATILAQAIVKEGLKMLSAGANPIFLKKGIELAAKEAIEVLKDKAKKIESNEEISQVASISAGDEEIGKLIAQAMEKVGETGVITVEEAKSLETTLETVEGMQFDKGYVSPYMVTDSERMTAELDNPLILLTDKKISSMKELLPLLEQTVQMSKPVLIVADDIEGEALTTLVINKLRGTLNVVAVKAPAFGDRRKAILEDIAILTGGEVISEEKGMKLEEASIEQLGRAKTVKVTKDLTVIVDGAGEQKDISARVNLIKSQIEETTSDYDKEKLQERLAKLSGGVAVIKVGAATEVEMKDKKLRIEDALNATRAAVEEGIVAGGGTILLDIIDSMKEFNETGEIAMGIEIVKRALEAPIKQIAENCGLNGGVVLEKVRMSPKGFGFDAKNEKYVNMIESGIIDPAKVTRAAIQNSTSVASLLLTTEVVIAHKKEEEKASMGAGGMMPGMM; from the coding sequence ATGGCAAAAATTATAAATTTTAATGATGAAGCTAGAAAAAAATTAGAAACAGGAGTAAATATTCTTGCTGATGCAGTAAAAGTTACTCTAGGACCTAGAGGAAGAAATGTTGTTCTAGAAAAATCTTATGGTGCTCCTTTAATTACAAATGATGGAGTAACAATTGCTAAAGAAATAGAGTTAGAAGATCCTTTTGAAAATATGGGAGCAGCTTTAGTTAAAGAAGTTGCAATTAAATCAAATGATGTTGCAGGAGATGGTACAACAACTGCAACAATTTTAGCACAAGCTATTGTTAAAGAAGGATTAAAAATGCTAAGTGCTGGAGCAAACCCTATTTTCTTAAAGAAAGGAATAGAACTTGCTGCTAAAGAAGCTATTGAAGTTTTAAAAGATAAAGCTAAAAAAATTGAATCTAATGAAGAAATATCTCAAGTTGCGTCAATTTCAGCTGGAGATGAAGAAATAGGAAAGTTAATAGCACAAGCTATGGAAAAAGTTGGTGAAACAGGAGTTATAACAGTTGAAGAAGCTAAATCTCTTGAAACAACTTTAGAAACTGTTGAAGGAATGCAATTTGATAAAGGATATGTTTCTCCATACATGGTAACAGATTCTGAAAGAATGACAGCTGAATTAGATAATCCATTAATCTTATTAACAGATAAAAAGATTAGTTCTATGAAGGAACTTTTACCTTTGTTAGAACAAACAGTTCAAATGTCTAAACCTGTTTTAATAGTTGCTGATGATATAGAAGGAGAAGCTCTAACTACCCTTGTTATAAATAAATTAAGAGGAACTTTAAATGTTGTTGCAGTTAAAGCACCTGCTTTTGGAGATAGAAGAAAAGCTATTCTTGAAGATATAGCTATACTAACAGGTGGAGAAGTTATATCTGAAGAAAAAGGAATGAAGTTAGAAGAAGCTTCTATTGAACAATTGGGAAGAGCTAAAACTGTTAAAGTTACAAAAGATTTAACTGTAATTGTTGATGGTGCTGGAGAGCAAAAAGATATATCTGCTAGAGTTAATCTAATAAAGAGTCAAATAGAAGAAACTACTTCTGATTACGATAAAGAAAAATTACAAGAAAGATTGGCAAAATTATCTGGAGGAGTTGCTGTTATAAAAGTTGGAGCTGCTACAGAAGTTGAAATGAAAGATAAGAAATTAAGAATAGAAGATGCTTTAAATGCAACAAGAGCTGCTGTTGAAGAAGGAATAGTTGCAGGTGGAGGAACAATTCTATTAGATATAATTGATTCTATGAAAGAATTCAATGAAACTGGTGAAATTGCTATGGGTATCGAAATTGTAAAAAGAGCCTTAGAAGCTCCTATTAAACAAATAGCGGAAAACTGTGGATTAAATGGTGGTGTAGTTTTAGAAAAAGTAAGAATGTCACCTAAAGGTTTTGGATTTGATGCTAAAAATGAAAAATATGTTAATATGATAGAATCTGGAATTATAGATCCTGCAAAAGTTACGAGAGCTGCAATACAAAATTCTACTTCTGTTGCTTCATTACTTTTAACTACAGAAGTTGTTATAGCACATAAAAAAGAAGAAGAAAAAGCTTCAATGGGTGCTGGTGGAATGATGCCAGGAATGATGTAA
- a CDS encoding toxin-antitoxin system YwqK family antitoxin, whose protein sequence is MKRKLLLVAFALLFSVSAISNSQEIRKKDLRIVEKLYYLKDSDVPFTGKVSEGRDRLYYLNGKQDGKWISFYKNGNIKSIINWKDGKLNGKYIIYENNGTKSTETIYKDGKENGVYFLYNTNGTYRTKGAYIMGRPVGLWEYYDKDGKLKDKVIVN, encoded by the coding sequence TTGAAAAGAAAGTTATTATTGGTTGCCTTTGCTTTACTTTTTTCTGTTTCTGCAATTTCAAATTCTCAAGAAATTAGAAAAAAAGATTTAAGAATAGTTGAAAAACTTTATTATCTTAAAGATTCTGATGTTCCTTTTACTGGTAAAGTAAGTGAAGGGAGAGATAGACTTTATTATTTAAATGGAAAACAAGATGGTAAATGGATAAGTTTCTATAAAAATGGAAATATTAAATCTATCATAAATTGGAAAGATGGAAAATTAAATGGAAAATATATCATCTATGAAAATAATGGAACGAAGTCTACAGAAACTATTTATAAAGATGGTAAAGAAAATGGTGTTTACTTTTTATATAATACAAATGGAACTTATCGTACAAAAGGAGCTTATATAATGGGAAGACCTGTAGGTCTATGGGAATATTACGATAAAGATGGTAAATTAAAAGATAAAGTTATAGTAAATTAA
- a CDS encoding ribonuclease H family protein — protein MTKQKYYAYFFDDKRNGIVESWTECEKIVKGTKARYKSFIDKSVAQNWLDSGANYERKMSSTTPINTKLEKGIYFDSGTGRGIGVEVRITDENKVSFLETLPKETVKKILKGTNWSVNEYGNIYLGANRTNNFGELVGLYFALEIAKILDCTLILGDSRLVIDYWSLGHFHENNLELDTISYINKVIVMRKEFEKNKGVIKHISGDINPADLGFHK, from the coding sequence ATGACTAAACAAAAATATTATGCTTATTTTTTTGATGATAAGCGTAATGGAATTGTGGAAAGTTGGACTGAATGTGAAAAGATAGTAAAGGGTACAAAGGCTAGATATAAGTCTTTTATAGATAAATCTGTTGCACAGAATTGGCTAGATAGTGGTGCAAATTATGAAAGAAAAATGAGCTCGACTACTCCAATAAACACTAAATTAGAAAAGGGAATATACTTTGATTCAGGAACTGGAAGAGGAATTGGAGTTGAAGTAAGAATTACTGATGAAAATAAAGTGAGCTTTTTAGAAACTTTACCAAAAGAAACTGTCAAAAAAATATTAAAAGGTACGAATTGGTCAGTAAATGAGTATGGAAATATTTACTTAGGTGCAAATAGAACTAATAATTTTGGTGAACTTGTAGGGCTTTATTTTGCATTAGAAATTGCTAAAATTTTAGACTGTACTCTAATTTTAGGAGATAGTCGTTTAGTTATAGATTACTGGTCTTTAGGACATTTCCATGAAAATAATTTAGAGTTAGATACAATTTCTTATATAAATAAAGTAATTGTTATGAGAAAAGAATTTGAAAAAAATAAAGGAGTGATAAAGCATATTTCTGGAGATATTAATCCAGCAGATTTAGGTTTTCATAAATAG
- the pepF gene encoding oligoendopeptidase F: MKDRKTIEQKYKWNLNDIYENYDMWESDLEKFEKLTKEVPKYKGQIKNSSEKFVELELLMEKIARLLDRLYLYPYMLKDLDSTDEMTSIKMQEIEMIYTKFGTETAWIAPEMLEIPEETMNEWIKKHPELEERRFGLSEMYRLRKHVLSEDKEQLLSHFSQFMGSSSDIYGELSISDMKWNTVKLSTGEELAVSNGVYSKILATNRNQEDRKLAFEALYKSYENSKNTFAAIYRAIIQQNVASCNARSYESCLDRALENKNIPKEVYFSLVNSAQENTAPLRRYIELRKKALKLKEYHYYDNSINIVDYNKVFKYDDAKEIVLNSVKPLGEDYQAKMKRAISEGWLDVFETKNKRSGAYSINIYDVHPYMLLNYQETMDAVFTLAHELGHTLHSMHSSEAQPYSTADYTIFVAEVASTFNERLLLDYMLENSDDSLEKIALLEQALGNIVGTYYIQTLFASYEYEAHKMIEEYKAITPDILSDIMYNLFKKYFGESITIDELQKIIWSRIPHFFRSPFYVYQYATSFASSAKLYENLKTNPESREKYLTLLKSGGNNHPMEQLKLAGVDLTKKESFDSVAKEFDRLLDVLEEELKKINLI, translated from the coding sequence ATGAAAGATAGAAAAACAATAGAACAAAAATATAAATGGAATTTGAATGATATTTATGAAAATTATGATATGTGGGAAAGTGATTTAGAAAAATTTGAAAAACTTACTAAAGAAGTTCCTAAATATAAAGGACAAATAAAAAATAGTTCTGAAAAATTTGTTGAGTTAGAATTATTGATGGAAAAAATAGCGAGATTACTAGATAGACTTTATCTTTATCCATATATGTTAAAAGATTTAGATTCAACTGATGAAATGACATCAATAAAGATGCAAGAAATAGAAATGATTTATACAAAGTTCGGAACTGAAACTGCTTGGATAGCTCCTGAGATGTTAGAAATACCTGAAGAAACTATGAATGAATGGATTAAAAAGCATCCAGAATTAGAAGAAAGAAGATTTGGACTTAGTGAAATGTATAGATTAAGAAAGCATGTTTTATCAGAAGATAAGGAACAATTACTTTCACATTTCTCTCAATTTATGGGTTCATCTTCTGATATATATGGAGAACTTTCTATATCAGATATGAAATGGAATACTGTAAAATTATCCACTGGAGAAGAATTAGCTGTATCAAATGGAGTTTATTCAAAAATTTTAGCAACTAATAGAAATCAAGAAGATAGAAAGTTAGCTTTTGAAGCACTATATAAAAGTTATGAAAACAGTAAAAATACTTTTGCAGCAATATACAGAGCTATTATTCAACAAAATGTTGCTTCTTGTAATGCAAGAAGTTATGAATCTTGTCTTGATAGAGCTTTAGAAAATAAGAATATTCCAAAAGAAGTTTATTTTTCTTTAGTTAATTCAGCTCAAGAAAATACAGCTCCTTTAAGAAGATATATAGAACTTAGAAAGAAAGCTTTAAAATTAAAAGAATATCATTATTATGACAACAGTATTAACATAGTTGACTATAACAAAGTATTTAAATATGATGATGCTAAGGAAATAGTTTTAAATTCAGTTAAACCTTTAGGAGAAGATTATCAAGCAAAAATGAAAAGAGCTATAAGTGAAGGTTGGCTTGATGTATTTGAAACTAAAAATAAAAGAAGTGGAGCCTACTCTATAAATATATATGATGTTCACCCATATATGCTTTTGAACTATCAAGAAACTATGGATGCTGTATTTACTCTAGCACATGAATTAGGACATACTCTTCATAGTATGCACTCAAGTGAGGCTCAACCTTATTCAACAGCAGATTACACAATATTTGTTGCTGAAGTAGCTTCTACTTTTAATGAAAGATTACTTTTAGACTATATGTTAGAAAACTCAGATGATAGCTTAGAAAAAATTGCTTTATTGGAACAAGCATTAGGAAATATAGTTGGAACTTATTATATACAAACTCTTTTTGCTAGCTATGAATATGAGGCACATAAGATGATAGAAGAATATAAAGCTATCACTCCTGATATTTTAAGTGATATTATGTATAATTTATTTAAGAAATATTTTGGAGAAAGCATAACAATAGATGAACTACAAAAGATAATTTGGTCAAGAATACCTCATTTCTTTAGATCACCTTTCTATGTTTATCAATATGCAACTTCTTTTGCAAGTTCAGCAAAGTTATATGAAAATTTAAAAACTAATCCTGAAAGCAGAGAAAAATACTTAACTCTTCTTAAATCAGGTGGAAATAATCACCCAATGGAACAATTAAAATTAGCTGGGGTTGATTTAACTAAGAAAGAATCTTTTGATTCTGTTGCAAAAGAATTTGATAGATTATTAGATGTTTTAGAAGAAGAATTAAAAAAGATTAACTTAATATAA